In Phosphitispora fastidiosa, a single genomic region encodes these proteins:
- a CDS encoding recombinase family protein has product MQTATAKKKSISLIPSKPEYDRSIKPQYKALRVAAYCRVSTTLEQQETSYEAQVSYYTEKIKSNPNWKLAGIYADDGKSATNTKKRDDFNAMIEDCMAGKIDMVITKSVSRFARNTVDSLQNIRKLKEKNVAVFFEKEGVNTLEGTGELLITILSSQAQEESRNLSENTRWGLVRRFENGIVSVNHNKFLGYTKDKNGELVIVPEEAELVRRIFRLYLEGSSIIQITKILESEGITTVTGLTKWCPGVINQMLSNEKYMGDVLQQKTYTIDFLTKKRVKNKGIVPQYYIEDDHEAIIPKELYYQVQEEKARRASLSKTAAARRAKQEKEKSKYSSKFALTDIMVCKECGQPYRRQVWSKYGQKSAVWRCENRLKNGTRNCKHSPTFKEDVLYDAIMTAINNVVENRGEFVGAFRENVIRVIGSYSTKNVTTEYDGQIEKLQGEMLALIEENAKQGSITDDFDEQYHRIAEQINDLKQKKLELVREQKTAANFQQRLDDMDACLKQTTCEVREFDNDLVRRLLQSIKAVKDDLIEIQFKTGIVMNQRVSYFD; this is encoded by the coding sequence ATGCAGACAGCTACAGCTAAAAAGAAAAGCATATCTCTCATACCCTCTAAGCCGGAGTATGACAGAAGTATAAAGCCCCAGTATAAAGCCCTGCGGGTAGCGGCATACTGCCGCGTCAGCACCACGCTGGAGCAGCAGGAAACCAGCTATGAAGCCCAGGTTTCCTACTATACCGAAAAAATAAAGAGCAATCCCAACTGGAAGCTTGCCGGAATTTACGCCGATGATGGTAAAAGCGCCACAAACACCAAAAAACGCGACGACTTCAACGCCATGATCGAGGACTGCATGGCCGGAAAAATCGATATGGTCATCACCAAGTCGGTCAGCCGCTTCGCCAGAAATACGGTGGACAGCCTCCAAAACATCCGCAAGCTTAAGGAAAAGAACGTCGCCGTCTTCTTCGAGAAAGAGGGCGTGAATACACTGGAGGGCACCGGCGAGCTTTTGATCACTATCCTGAGCAGCCAGGCGCAGGAGGAAAGCCGGAACTTAAGTGAGAACACCCGGTGGGGTCTTGTCAGACGTTTTGAGAACGGCATCGTCTCGGTCAACCACAATAAGTTTTTAGGTTACACCAAGGATAAGAACGGCGAGCTGGTTATCGTACCGGAGGAAGCGGAGCTGGTCAGACGTATTTTCCGCCTTTACCTCGAAGGGAGCAGTATCATACAGATTACCAAGATACTAGAGTCAGAAGGGATCACCACAGTCACCGGACTGACAAAATGGTGTCCTGGCGTCATCAACCAGATGCTGAGTAATGAAAAATACATGGGCGATGTCCTCCAGCAGAAAACCTATACCATTGATTTTCTCACTAAAAAGCGGGTGAAAAATAAAGGCATCGTTCCCCAGTATTACATAGAGGATGACCACGAAGCCATTATCCCCAAGGAGCTTTATTATCAGGTGCAGGAAGAAAAAGCGAGGCGGGCAAGCCTAAGTAAAACTGCGGCAGCAAGAAGGGCAAAGCAAGAGAAAGAGAAAAGCAAATACAGCTCCAAATTCGCCCTGACTGACATCATGGTATGCAAGGAATGCGGCCAGCCTTACCGCAGGCAGGTATGGTCTAAATACGGCCAGAAAAGCGCCGTGTGGCGGTGTGAAAACCGCCTGAAGAACGGGACCAGGAACTGCAAGCACTCCCCCACGTTCAAGGAGGATGTCCTATATGACGCCATAATGACCGCCATTAACAACGTCGTGGAAAACCGCGGCGAGTTTGTCGGTGCCTTCCGCGAAAACGTCATCCGGGTTATCGGAAGCTACTCCACTAAAAACGTGACCACCGAATATGACGGGCAGATCGAAAAGCTGCAGGGTGAGATGCTGGCCCTGATAGAAGAAAATGCAAAGCAAGGCTCCATCACGGATGATTTTGACGAGCAGTACCATAGGATAGCAGAGCAGATCAACGACCTGAAGCAAAAAAAGCTGGAGCTGGTGCGGGAGCAGAAAACGGCGGCAAATTTTCAGCAGAGGCTCGATGATATGGACGCCTGCCTGAAGCAAACCACCTGCGAGGTCAGGGAGTTTGACAACGATCTGGTCAGGAGGCTCCTGCAGAGCATCAAGGCCGTTAAGGATGATCTAATAGAGATCCAGTTCAAAACCGGAATCGTGATGAACCAGCGGGTTTCATATTTTGATTAA
- a CDS encoding SAP domain-containing protein, producing the protein MSFFDLFRRKPRPSNNEKPSMQNTKSAETTKQPKANISSFIKITTEIIPSAAEEIVPAEKRMQNAIASKHGLYPHEVLVLDYSRAFYTEGNSFQGFWWYRYGMKDVDKYLRSLLDRGFLKVGDLQSAITLENVTVLKEVLKKHGLKVSGKKDELVQRLMIEVPHDELSSRFAKRTYQLTELGKQALEEEGYVPYIHRHTLEDLDIWSLNRIIHEPPYMPFRDKIWGYLNKRSIEHFAAGNFGLYRNCRHHMSNFLMEENKIRDALGMLSEVVFYDLSGLGNGYDPKYLDIFAEHFFPYKDSTVTMAPGIKSAVIHCQKELNLSDEELKTVMLERMARLSAPFHIFTPEECVDIVLMESRGETDALTNLYAKARQRFKQRFPGNKC; encoded by the coding sequence GTGTCATTCTTTGATCTTTTCCGAAGAAAGCCAAGACCATCCAACAATGAAAAGCCGTCCATGCAAAATACAAAGTCAGCCGAAACAACAAAACAGCCCAAAGCAAATATATCGTCATTCATAAAGATAACGACAGAAATAATACCGTCTGCTGCAGAAGAAATTGTTCCGGCTGAAAAAAGAATGCAAAACGCCATCGCCAGCAAGCACGGATTATACCCTCATGAGGTACTGGTTCTTGATTATTCCCGTGCGTTTTACACGGAAGGCAATTCTTTTCAAGGTTTTTGGTGGTATAGGTATGGTATGAAGGATGTTGATAAATACCTCCGTTCCCTGCTTGACCGAGGATTTCTGAAAGTCGGTGATTTGCAGAGCGCCATAACATTAGAGAATGTAACAGTCCTAAAGGAAGTATTGAAAAAACATGGGCTTAAAGTAAGCGGTAAAAAAGACGAGTTAGTACAGCGCCTGATGATAGAGGTTCCTCACGATGAACTCAGCTCCCGTTTTGCCAAAAGAACATACCAGTTAACCGAACTCGGAAAGCAAGCGCTTGAAGAAGAAGGTTATGTGCCATACATACATCGTCATACGCTTGAAGATTTGGATATATGGTCGCTCAACAGAATAATCCACGAACCGCCCTATATGCCATTTCGAGATAAAATATGGGGTTATCTCAACAAGCGCAGCATAGAGCATTTTGCAGCCGGTAACTTTGGCTTATACAGAAACTGCAGGCATCATATGTCGAATTTTCTGATGGAAGAAAATAAGATAAGAGATGCACTGGGTATGTTATCAGAAGTGGTGTTTTATGATTTGAGCGGCCTTGGAAACGGCTATGATCCGAAATATCTCGACATTTTTGCCGAGCACTTCTTCCCCTATAAAGACTCGACGGTGACGATGGCGCCTGGCATTAAAAGTGCCGTTATTCATTGTCAAAAGGAGCTTAATCTATCAGATGAGGAACTCAAAACGGTAATGCTTGAACGGATGGCTCGCCTGAGCGCACCTTTTCATATTTTCACGCCGGAAGAATGTGTGGATATCGTACTTATGGAGAGTCGCGGAGAAACTGATGCATTAACAAACCTATATGCTAAGGCAAGACAGCGATTCAAGCAGCGTTTTCCGGGAAATAAATGCTAA
- a CDS encoding recombinase family protein — translation MMQRHMPIGYKLVDGKIQLDEPKAAVVKKIFADYLSGASTSALAKRLTEMGFPNANNKASWNHGSIGKILENVKYLGDEFYPQMIAAELFEQVQKRRKERCEQLGRSIQPNSANRQYPFTGKLRCGECGEVYRKYIEHCGRPSEKSLWKCKRYIYKNRACCRCGFFSDEQLERAFLEAANRIIARIQILDRKIKKESIANNPEFNSLDQRIKELEAEGRYLSNELPALVFKRAQAFYKTARIDDAEYNTEKMKQAFSRRQPLADFDEELFSTVVKQITVYVNHRLVFEFINGLTMEVGY, via the coding sequence ATGATGCAAAGGCACATGCCCATCGGGTATAAGCTGGTAGACGGTAAAATACAGCTTGATGAACCAAAGGCGGCTGTTGTTAAAAAGATATTTGCAGACTATCTGTCCGGAGCCTCCACCTCTGCCCTTGCAAAACGGCTGACCGAAATGGGATTTCCGAACGCCAACAACAAAGCCTCCTGGAATCACGGCTCAATCGGCAAGATACTGGAGAATGTTAAATACCTTGGGGATGAATTCTATCCGCAGATGATTGCCGCAGAGCTGTTCGAGCAGGTGCAGAAACGCCGCAAGGAGCGTTGTGAACAGCTTGGACGAAGCATCCAGCCAAACAGCGCGAACCGCCAGTATCCATTCACCGGTAAGCTTCGGTGCGGAGAATGTGGCGAGGTTTACCGCAAATACATCGAGCACTGCGGCAGACCATCGGAAAAGTCCCTCTGGAAATGCAAGAGGTATATTTACAAGAACCGAGCATGCTGCCGTTGCGGTTTTTTCTCGGATGAGCAGCTTGAAAGAGCCTTTCTTGAGGCAGCCAACCGGATTATTGCAAGGATACAAATCCTCGACCGGAAGATTAAGAAAGAGTCAATTGCAAATAACCCTGAATTTAATAGCCTGGATCAGCGGATCAAAGAGCTGGAAGCAGAAGGACGGTATCTGTCCAATGAACTTCCGGCTCTTGTTTTTAAGCGGGCACAAGCCTTTTACAAAACGGCAAGAATTGATGACGCCGAATATAACACCGAGAAGATGAAGCAGGCGTTTTCAAGGAGACAGCCTCTCGCAGATTTCGATGAGGAACTGTTTTCGACAGTAGTTAAGCAAATCACGGTCTACGTCAATCATCGGCTGGTGTTTGAATTTATAAACGGACTGACCATGGAAGTCGGATACTAA
- a CDS encoding DUF262 domain-containing protein — protein MSFQTPLTINDVITDIHAKKYLLPSIQREFVWGQEQIKMLFDSLMRDYPINAFLFWKVPKEKVSEFQFYEFLRDYHQKDNRHNPKANVSGSDDVMAVLDGQQRLTSLYIALKGTYASKLSYKRWDNPQAYPKKRLYLNLLSKPEDDTLEYEFEFLTDDEAKENDEDHHWFLVGKILDLKELHEVMNYMIEAGLSSNPDKEKAKFANRALSKLHAVIHVNGIISYYLEQSTELDKVLNIFIRVNSGGTTLSYADLLLSVATAQWKKRDAREVIIDFVDEINDIGRGFNIGKDIVLKACLVLCDLQDISFKVDNFSRTNMMKIESEWENITKAIRDALRLISSFGFSRENITSNNLIVPIAYYLKSIGLPNNFEVSTSRVEDRRKIKLWFVSSLLKRVFSFMPDGVLKPVREIIQKHGANGFPTEQIFANFKGTNRALQFTDDDINNLMYSKYSHGDTLVILSILYPWADLRHHFDVDHMFPKSEFTAKRLKAKGVPESKIDDFVANYNYIGNLQLLEGIPNIEKKAMDFEKWLKEVVPAGELTDYKKKHFVPDVDLSFANFDEFLEEREKLLIEKLRDELQ, from the coding sequence ATGTCGTTTCAAACGCCGCTGACCATCAACGATGTTATTACTGATATTCACGCAAAGAAATATCTCCTGCCATCAATACAAAGAGAATTTGTATGGGGCCAGGAACAAATCAAGATGCTGTTCGACAGCTTGATGAGGGACTACCCCATCAATGCTTTTTTGTTTTGGAAAGTTCCGAAGGAGAAGGTTTCTGAGTTTCAGTTTTACGAATTCCTACGTGATTATCATCAGAAAGACAATCGTCACAATCCGAAAGCAAATGTCAGCGGCAGTGATGATGTTATGGCCGTCCTGGACGGTCAGCAAAGGTTAACCTCCCTATACATAGCCCTTAAAGGCACATACGCATCGAAGCTGTCATATAAGCGTTGGGATAACCCACAAGCCTATCCGAAAAAGAGGCTTTATCTGAATCTGCTTTCCAAGCCGGAAGACGATACTCTTGAATATGAGTTTGAATTCCTGACAGACGATGAGGCTAAGGAGAACGACGAAGACCATCATTGGTTTCTCGTAGGTAAAATCCTGGACTTGAAAGAGCTTCATGAAGTCATGAATTACATGATTGAAGCCGGACTGTCTTCAAATCCAGACAAAGAAAAAGCCAAATTTGCAAACAGGGCACTTTCCAAGCTTCATGCAGTGATCCATGTGAATGGAATCATCAGCTATTATCTGGAGCAAAGCACAGAGCTTGATAAGGTGCTTAATATATTTATCCGTGTAAACAGCGGTGGTACGACACTGAGCTATGCCGACCTGCTCCTGTCCGTGGCTACAGCGCAATGGAAGAAAAGAGACGCCCGCGAGGTGATCATCGACTTTGTAGATGAGATTAATGACATTGGCCGAGGCTTTAATATTGGTAAAGACATAGTCCTCAAAGCATGCCTGGTACTTTGCGACTTGCAAGATATATCATTCAAAGTAGATAATTTCAGCCGTACCAACATGATGAAAATCGAAAGCGAATGGGAAAATATTACGAAGGCAATCCGGGATGCTTTGAGGCTGATCAGCAGCTTTGGATTCAGCAGAGAAAACATTACCTCAAACAACCTGATTGTTCCTATAGCCTATTACTTGAAATCCATCGGTTTACCGAATAATTTCGAAGTCTCAACATCTAGGGTGGAGGACAGGCGAAAAATCAAGCTGTGGTTCGTTTCCTCATTATTGAAGCGAGTATTCAGCTTTATGCCGGACGGTGTGTTAAAGCCTGTCAGAGAGATCATCCAGAAACACGGCGCCAATGGCTTCCCTACGGAGCAAATATTCGCGAACTTCAAAGGTACAAACCGTGCTTTGCAGTTTACCGACGATGATATAAACAATCTGATGTATTCGAAATACAGCCATGGAGATACGCTCGTTATCCTGTCGATTTTATATCCTTGGGCGGACTTACGGCATCACTTCGATGTTGACCATATGTTTCCAAAGAGCGAATTCACTGCTAAAAGACTGAAGGCAAAAGGTGTGCCTGAAAGTAAGATCGACGACTTTGTGGCGAACTACAATTATATCGGCAATCTCCAACTGTTAGAAGGCATACCCAACATTGAAAAGAAAGCTATGGACTTTGAAAAATGGCTGAAAGAAGTTGTTCCGGCCGGTGAGCTTACTGACTACAAGAAAAAGCACTTTGTACCGGATGTGGATCTGTCCTTCGCCAACTTCGATGAGTTCCTCGAAGAACGCGAAAAACTGCTTATCGAAAAGCTTCGTGATGAATTACAGTAA
- a CDS encoding recombinase family protein: MEKEALTELLKKELIIGYMYGLDGKRQEYYFEKSPSSIASFIMLKKEQADKIVLTDTLDRLVLDTFGEFINRYPDRKLLQEITKELVPMQLDEKEPVSIPIVSAEEAQAFWSQESQQRAWIYCRIDAPEDIHGALKGQKKELIDYAEQMGFVVVGESEDIGSGLDFERVGLAEVMKVAGDGRMDVLLVKKLDRLGRDTAKLLEFLRGLEQLGVKLYSPLEGQIQLDYQSPSLSLR, from the coding sequence ATGGAAAAGGAAGCATTGACTGAATTGCTAAAGAAGGAGCTAATCATCGGATATATGTACGGTCTTGACGGAAAGCGCCAGGAATACTACTTTGAGAAGTCTCCGTCCAGCATTGCGAGCTTTATCATGCTGAAAAAGGAGCAAGCGGACAAAATCGTTCTGACAGATACACTGGACAGGCTGGTGTTGGACACCTTTGGCGAATTTATAAACCGCTACCCGGATCGGAAGCTTCTGCAGGAAATCACAAAGGAGCTGGTACCCATGCAGCTAGATGAAAAGGAGCCTGTCAGCATTCCGATTGTGAGCGCCGAAGAAGCTCAAGCCTTCTGGAGCCAGGAAAGCCAGCAGCGAGCATGGATTTACTGCCGGATCGACGCGCCGGAGGATATCCACGGCGCCTTGAAAGGGCAGAAAAAGGAGCTCATTGATTACGCCGAGCAGATGGGATTTGTGGTCGTTGGTGAATCTGAGGATATCGGGAGCGGTCTGGATTTTGAACGTGTTGGTCTTGCGGAGGTCATGAAGGTTGCCGGAGACGGCAGAATGGATGTATTGCTGGTAAAGAAGCTTGACCGCCTGGGTCGAGATACAGCCAAGCTGCTGGAGTTTTTAAGGGGACTGGAGCAGTTGGGCGTCAAGCTTTATTCGCCGTTGGAGGGCCAAATTCAACTGGATTATCAAAGCCCTTCACTTTCTCTGCGATAA
- a CDS encoding sigma-70 family RNA polymerase sigma factor gives MENYGKKYTLLVRGKRVSVTKEVYKAYYKCRDREKYLDELSEENNISLEGCIENGVSVEYIISTMMESLEDAIIKRMMIAKLYRCLEMLDKSERTLIEELYLRGKSERQFSAETGSPYMTIHDRKIKILGKIKKLMEK, from the coding sequence ATGGAAAACTATGGCAAAAAATATACTCTGCTGGTTAGAGGCAAGCGCGTTTCTGTGACAAAGGAGGTCTATAAAGCATATTACAAGTGCCGGGACAGGGAAAAATACCTGGACGAGCTATCAGAAGAAAACAACATCTCGCTCGAAGGCTGTATCGAGAACGGCGTTTCCGTGGAATACATAATATCCACTATGATGGAGTCCCTGGAGGACGCGATCATAAAAAGGATGATGATCGCTAAGCTGTACCGATGCCTCGAAATGCTCGACAAGTCGGAAAGAACGCTCATCGAGGAGTTGTATCTTAGGGGCAAAAGCGAGCGTCAGTTTTCGGCGGAAACAGGGAGTCCCTATATGACCATCCATGACAGAAAGATAAAAATCCTTGGCAAAATAAAAAAACTTATGGAAAAATAA
- the qatA gene encoding Qat anti-phage system ATPase QatA, which translates to MILSDNETKIDMLNNRAIAKTVAELIKECDDRPISIGVHGDWGAGKSSILAMVEDELLAQKDGIECIRFNGWKHQGFEDAKIALMSAIVSELVEKRKPSAEAKVILKKLWKNINWLSVAKAAGSVAFSAATGIPPIGLLTNIMGNLKGSVSDKEKVATAIESVGQYLTDAKVFEDNSLAKEFSEFQKSFAELLEESKIKKLVVLIDDLDRCLPKVTIETLEAVRLFMFSKSTAFVIAADEAMIEYAVRNHFPDLPDDGDIRTGFEYSKRYLEKLIQVPFRIPALGEIESGMYITLLLIGSCLKEDSAEFNKLLTVAIDKMKKPWENLGFTIEQLKEALGDKFASVTNEITVSNQIADILARNTQGNPRKIKRFINMLLLRDKIAEARGFGDSIHIPILAKMMLAEYFFVEEYKKIAALTDDNGKCDLLHAFEIQLLEPTIKVETSAEDAEKPKSEKTQTLAVVPKPEKNKDLEPWENNADFTAWVSSNPLLGEIDLRPYFFASKEKEDFFFDQVKSDQLRILISKLMGGTMNIASANDEIKALSSADARKVFEVLSSKILKNGDIAMMPKGIEGIKALVSHHCDLEPSLVALIETFDCKRVGVWICSGWDKCITTENSKSRLDKYYESLSKEGIGLVKAALNNTRK; encoded by the coding sequence ATGATTCTATCAGACAATGAAACAAAAATTGATATGCTGAACAATCGCGCCATCGCAAAGACAGTTGCTGAACTCATTAAAGAGTGTGACGATCGCCCTATTTCTATTGGTGTTCATGGGGACTGGGGCGCCGGTAAATCAAGCATCTTGGCAATGGTTGAAGATGAGCTTTTAGCACAAAAAGACGGTATAGAGTGCATTAGATTCAACGGCTGGAAGCATCAAGGCTTCGAAGATGCCAAGATTGCTTTGATGAGTGCAATTGTTTCGGAATTGGTAGAAAAACGAAAACCCTCTGCAGAGGCAAAAGTCATATTAAAAAAGCTGTGGAAGAACATCAATTGGCTCAGTGTGGCAAAAGCCGCAGGCAGCGTAGCTTTTTCTGCCGCTACGGGTATCCCCCCTATTGGCTTATTAACCAACATAATGGGGAATTTGAAAGGTTCAGTATCTGATAAAGAAAAAGTAGCAACTGCTATAGAGAGTGTAGGCCAATATCTCACGGATGCCAAGGTGTTTGAAGACAATTCTCTGGCAAAAGAATTCTCCGAATTTCAAAAATCGTTTGCTGAGCTGTTAGAAGAATCAAAGATAAAAAAACTGGTTGTTCTTATTGACGATCTGGACAGATGTCTGCCCAAGGTCACAATTGAAACATTGGAGGCTGTTCGCCTGTTTATGTTCTCCAAGTCCACAGCCTTCGTTATAGCCGCAGATGAAGCTATGATTGAGTATGCGGTACGCAATCACTTCCCTGATCTGCCTGATGACGGCGACATCCGGACGGGGTTTGAATACTCGAAGCGTTACTTAGAAAAATTGATTCAAGTGCCGTTTCGTATCCCCGCGCTAGGCGAAATTGAGTCCGGAATGTACATAACTCTACTTCTGATAGGGTCATGTTTAAAAGAGGATAGCGCAGAGTTTAATAAGCTATTAACGGTCGCGATTGATAAAATGAAGAAGCCGTGGGAAAATTTAGGCTTTACAATTGAACAACTTAAGGAAGCTCTTGGAGATAAATTTGCATCAGTAACAAATGAAATAACCGTATCAAACCAGATAGCGGATATATTGGCGAGGAACACTCAAGGTAATCCGCGAAAAATCAAGCGTTTTATCAACATGTTGCTGCTACGGGATAAAATTGCTGAAGCAAGAGGTTTTGGAGATTCCATTCACATCCCCATTTTGGCTAAAATGATGCTCGCGGAATATTTCTTCGTCGAAGAATATAAGAAAATAGCCGCTTTAACAGATGATAACGGAAAGTGTGATTTGCTTCACGCCTTTGAAATACAGCTCCTGGAACCTACAATAAAAGTGGAAACATCGGCTGAGGATGCGGAAAAACCAAAATCAGAAAAAACGCAAACCCTGGCTGTGGTGCCTAAGCCTGAAAAAAACAAAGACTTAGAACCATGGGAAAATAATGCGGATTTTACCGCATGGGTATCCAGTAACCCCTTATTGGGTGAAATTGACTTACGTCCATACTTTTTTGCCAGTAAAGAAAAAGAAGACTTTTTCTTTGATCAGGTTAAATCCGATCAGTTACGAATTCTCATTAGCAAGCTCATGGGCGGTACAATGAATATAGCAAGTGCCAATGACGAGATTAAGGCATTGTCTTCTGCAGATGCCAGGAAGGTCTTTGAGGTTCTATCATCAAAGATTCTTAAGAATGGAGATATTGCTATGATGCCGAAAGGTATTGAAGGCATCAAGGCGCTTGTTTCACACCATTGCGATTTAGAGCCATCCTTAGTTGCATTAATCGAAACGTTTGATTGTAAGAGAGTTGGAGTTTGGATTTGCAGCGGATGGGATAAATGCATAACCACCGAAAATTCGAAATCACGCTTAGATAAGTATTATGAAAGCCTGTCAAAAGAGGGTATTGGCTTGGTAAAGGCGGCTTTGAATAATACGAGGAAGTGA
- a CDS encoding SHOCT domain-containing protein, which translates to MSKNQTANEVKYKVAVKLLDILLRNALISPAEYKKIDELNRQTFTPELSGVYL; encoded by the coding sequence ATGTCAAAGAATCAGACAGCCAATGAAGTGAAATACAAGGTGGCGGTAAAGCTGCTGGATATCTTGCTCCGAAACGCTCTTATCTCTCCTGCTGAGTACAAAAAAATCGATGAATTGAACCGTCAAACTTTCACGCCGGAGCTTTCAGGGGTATATTTGTAA
- a CDS encoding cyclic lactone autoinducer peptide yields the protein MWKIMTKIMFQGLAAVLTVVAMTNIGTNSMFMFYQPEPPKKY from the coding sequence ATGTGGAAGATTATGACTAAAATAATGTTCCAAGGATTGGCAGCAGTATTGACTGTGGTCGCTATGACGAATATTGGGACAAACAGCATGTTTATGTTTTATCAACCGGAACCTCCTAAAAAGTATTAA
- a CDS encoding recombinase family protein, whose product MAKNVVKIEPVRQQVVRQLQPKKRVCAYCRVSTDSREQQNSFTAQLEHYTALIENKEDWQFAGIYADEARSGTKLQKRDDFLRMMKDCEEGKLDMIITKSLTRFARNTVDSIQAIRRLKELGVAVYFEKEHIDSLSEKSELMLTILSSLAQGESESISSNSKWAVIKRFQDGTFILGTPAYGYTKDENGELIIQEEEAAVVRRIFREYLIGKGTYAIAKDLSEEGLPTIRSAEKWNDGVIKEMLLNPIYTGNLLHQKTMTTEVLPFKRQRNKGQLPQYLVEDNHEPIISREQAEAVREIFEYRRKQMGVDDTSKYQSRYAFSSKILCGECGGMFRRQKIYIGKPYEKIQWCCRQHILDNTKCSQKAIREDDIQWAFCVMWNKLVSNYTEILTPLLDTLKKLRMDKQQEQEIGECSNRIMELTEQGHILSRLISKGYIDPAVFIERQNTLTLELAAVKKKRSQLLDSNGFDQEIAGTELLLELIRNHPHVIEEYREDLFLQVIDKVIVQKNGQITFRLINRLELSEPCRKEAIEDDAKAHAHRV is encoded by the coding sequence ATGGCTAAGAACGTAGTAAAAATAGAGCCTGTTAGGCAGCAGGTCGTCCGGCAATTACAGCCGAAAAAACGGGTTTGCGCCTATTGCCGGGTCAGCACCGACTCCCGTGAGCAGCAGAATTCCTTTACCGCACAGCTGGAGCATTACACCGCCTTGATTGAAAATAAAGAGGACTGGCAGTTTGCCGGAATCTATGCCGATGAAGCAAGAAGCGGGACGAAGCTGCAAAAAAGAGATGACTTCTTGAGGATGATGAAGGACTGTGAGGAAGGCAAGCTTGACATGATCATCACGAAATCCTTGACCCGGTTCGCCAGAAACACAGTGGACAGCATCCAGGCGATCCGCCGCTTGAAGGAGCTTGGCGTCGCCGTCTATTTTGAAAAGGAACATATCGACAGCCTGTCAGAGAAAAGCGAACTGATGCTGACCATTTTAAGCTCTCTGGCGCAGGGCGAATCTGAAAGCATCTCCTCCAACAGCAAATGGGCGGTGATAAAACGCTTTCAGGACGGTACCTTCATCCTTGGCACTCCCGCATACGGCTATACCAAGGATGAAAACGGCGAGCTGATAATTCAGGAGGAAGAAGCCGCAGTAGTCCGGCGCATCTTCCGAGAATACTTAATCGGCAAGGGCACTTATGCAATAGCCAAGGATTTATCGGAGGAAGGACTCCCCACCATACGCTCGGCCGAAAAATGGAATGACGGCGTGATAAAGGAGATGTTGCTGAATCCCATTTACACCGGGAATCTGCTTCATCAGAAAACCATGACTACAGAGGTGCTACCTTTTAAGCGACAGAGAAACAAGGGTCAGCTTCCTCAGTACCTGGTTGAGGACAACCATGAACCCATTATCTCACGCGAACAGGCGGAGGCGGTCAGGGAAATCTTTGAGTACCGCAGAAAGCAGATGGGGGTGGACGATACGAGTAAATACCAAAGCCGGTACGCCTTCAGCAGTAAAATCCTCTGCGGCGAATGCGGCGGTATGTTCCGTAGGCAGAAAATCTACATTGGCAAGCCTTATGAGAAAATCCAATGGTGCTGCCGTCAGCACATTTTAGACAACACCAAATGCAGCCAAAAGGCAATCCGGGAGGATGACATTCAATGGGCTTTCTGCGTAATGTGGAACAAGCTCGTAAGCAATTATACGGAAATTCTCACTCCCCTGCTGGATACGCTTAAAAAGCTGCGAATGGACAAGCAGCAGGAGCAGGAAATCGGGGAATGCAGCAACAGAATTATGGAGCTTACAGAGCAGGGGCATATACTCAGCAGATTGATATCAAAGGGGTATATCGACCCTGCGGTATTTATAGAGAGGCAAAACACTCTGACTTTAGAGCTTGCCGCTGTGAAAAAGAAAAGGAGCCAGCTTCTGGACAGTAATGGCTTTGACCAAGAGATCGCCGGAACAGAGCTGCTGCTGGAGCTGATCAGAAACCATCCTCACGTTATTGAAGAATACCGTGAGGATTTATTTTTACAAGTGATAGATAAGGTTATCGTACAGAAAAACGGACAAATCACCTTCCGGCTCATCAACCGGCTGGAGCTGTCTGAACCATGCCGGAAGGAGGCGATAGAGGATGATGCAAAGGCACATGCCCATCGGGTATAA